In uncultured Bacteroides sp., the following proteins share a genomic window:
- a CDS encoding ATP-binding protein, translating to MKRKELLKQLIVTSQETLSMEVEQRGVELPLHTGKIITVTGVRRCGKSCLFTLAIKQLLAEGVDRRKILFLNFDDERLQFDREGFDEILDAYRELYADIPMNEVYMFFDEIQMADSWEQFVRRVYDQETRNLFITGSNSKMLSSEIATSLRGRTLQFEVFPLSFKEFCIFRKVDTNYYVTTNRAPLLNLFYDYLRYGAFPEVVMGDSRFREQMLQEYFFVMLYKDLVERYNIRNPAPVRYFIKRILANITKPTSINKLYNELKSQGVTVGKNTLYELIEQIEAIYLLLPLTKYDPSLVKENSADNKYYCIDNGLRGALLASHGEDNGALLENLVYLYLRRYLPFGRGLFYFKGKRECDFLITDKQEVSSLIQVSWDISEPETKKREIDGLLEAATATGCSRLLIITAEAEEEITIGNMKIEILPAWKWMLESR from the coding sequence ATGAAAAGGAAAGAATTGCTTAAACAGTTAATAGTTACCTCTCAGGAGACTCTTTCTATGGAGGTGGAACAGAGGGGAGTAGAGCTGCCACTACATACCGGAAAGATTATAACGGTAACGGGTGTTCGCCGTTGTGGGAAATCATGCTTATTTACATTGGCAATTAAACAACTTTTGGCGGAAGGTGTGGATCGCAGGAAGATATTATTCCTTAATTTCGACGATGAACGTCTGCAGTTTGACAGAGAAGGATTCGATGAAATTCTTGATGCTTATCGGGAATTATATGCTGACATACCTATGAATGAAGTTTATATGTTTTTTGATGAGATACAAATGGCCGATTCTTGGGAGCAGTTTGTACGCCGGGTATACGATCAGGAAACTCGCAATTTGTTTATTACAGGGTCAAATTCTAAGATGCTTTCGTCTGAAATAGCCACTTCTTTACGTGGACGCACTCTTCAATTTGAAGTTTTTCCACTATCTTTTAAAGAATTTTGTATTTTTCGAAAGGTAGATACTAATTATTATGTAACAACAAACAGAGCCCCGTTACTCAATCTTTTTTATGATTATTTACGTTACGGAGCTTTTCCGGAAGTTGTAATGGGTGATAGCCGTTTTAGAGAGCAGATGTTGCAGGAGTATTTTTTTGTAATGCTGTATAAAGACCTTGTAGAACGATATAACATTCGTAATCCGGCACCCGTAAGGTATTTTATTAAGCGAATTCTGGCAAATATAACAAAGCCAACTTCGATTAATAAACTGTATAATGAACTGAAATCTCAGGGAGTTACTGTGGGGAAAAATACCCTTTACGAACTAATAGAACAGATAGAAGCTATTTATTTGTTATTGCCTTTGACCAAATATGATCCTTCGTTGGTGAAAGAGAATAGCGCCGATAATAAATATTATTGCATTGATAATGGATTAAGGGGGGCATTGCTTGCCTCTCATGGTGAGGATAATGGTGCTTTGCTCGAAAATTTGGTTTATCTTTATTTAAGAAGATATCTACCTTTTGGGCGTGGCTTGTTTTATTTTAAAGGCAAGCGTGAATGCGATTTTTTGATAACAGACAAGCAAGAAGTTTCATCTTTGATTCAAGTTTCATGGGATATTAGTGAGCCCGAAACCAAAAAAAGAGAGATAGATGGATTGCTCGAAGCAGCTACTGCTACTGGATGTAGTCGTTTACTGATTATCACCGCCGAGGCTGAAGAGGAAATAACTATTGGAAATATGAAAATAGAGATTTTGCCTGCATGGAAATGGATGCTGGAATCGCGTTAA
- a CDS encoding N-acetylmuramoyl-L-alanine amidase, protein MREINLIVIHCSATRADRDITAQDINAAHKVMGFSSWGYHYYIRKSGRVEPMRPLDEVGAHARGYNAKSIGVCYEGGLDTNGKPADTRTLPQQIALHALVSKLLKQFPGSRVVGHRDLSPDKNYNGIIDPWERVKECPVFDVLKECWE, encoded by the coding sequence ATGAGAGAAATTAATTTGATAGTGATTCATTGTTCGGCAACACGTGCCGACAGAGACATAACAGCCCAGGATATTAACGCGGCACACAAGGTAATGGGCTTCAGCTCATGGGGCTATCACTACTACATCCGCAAAAGCGGACGGGTGGAACCCATGCGACCACTCGACGAGGTAGGCGCCCATGCGCGCGGGTACAACGCCAAATCAATAGGCGTGTGCTACGAAGGCGGACTTGACACCAACGGCAAACCAGCCGATACTCGTACCCTGCCACAGCAAATAGCACTCCACGCATTGGTAAGCAAGCTATTGAAACAGTTTCCCGGCAGCCGGGTTGTAGGGCACCGGGATTTAAGTCCGGACAAGAATTATAACGGCATTATTGATCCTTGGGAGCGCGTGAAAGAATGTCCGGTTTTTGATGTTTTGAAGGAATGCTGGGAATAG
- a CDS encoding HU family DNA-binding protein: MSVKYSVVMRKNPSRITEPGKYYAHAQAYGEMDFDSLCEDVNARCTVTKADVSAVIESVLESMKQSLSKGQIVRLGNFGSFQIGVSSKGAEKEDEFTSTLIRGTRIAFRPGKLLTNMQKTLAYSQVAKLPVKVVAAPKTGV; this comes from the coding sequence ATGAGTGTAAAGTATTCAGTTGTAATGAGAAAAAATCCTTCGAGAATCACAGAACCAGGTAAGTATTACGCACACGCACAGGCTTATGGCGAAATGGATTTTGATTCGCTTTGCGAAGATGTAAACGCGCGTTGTACGGTGACCAAGGCAGACGTATCGGCAGTAATTGAGAGTGTGCTCGAGTCGATGAAGCAAAGCTTGTCAAAGGGCCAGATTGTGCGCCTGGGCAACTTCGGCAGCTTCCAGATTGGAGTGAGCAGCAAGGGTGCGGAAAAGGAAGATGAGTTCACCTCTACGCTGATCCGTGGTACCAGAATCGCCTTCCGTCCGGGCAAATTGCTCACCAACATGCAAAAAACGCTGGCCTACTCACAAGTAGCCAAGCTTCCGGTAAAGGTTGTTGCTGCTCCTAAAACCGGAGTGTAA
- a CDS encoding DUF4248 domain-containing protein codes for MIELEEDFKIRTYTKVELAGLYNPGMCISGALRTLARWISGNSDLVTELSRLNYNHRNRIFTPKQISVIVEHLGEP; via the coding sequence ATGATAGAACTGGAAGAAGACTTTAAAATTCGTACGTACACCAAGGTAGAACTGGCAGGTTTGTATAATCCCGGCATGTGCATAAGCGGAGCGTTGCGTACACTGGCGCGGTGGATATCGGGCAACAGTGACCTTGTGACAGAACTTTCCCGCCTTAATTACAACCACCGGAACCGTATTTTTACACCAAAGCAGATAAGTGTTATTGTGGAGCATCTGGGCGAACCGTAG
- the dnaB gene encoding replicative DNA helicase, protein MEKNIALPFDCDTEEVVLGAAMLEVKAMPEVVQYLRPEMFYYDNHRIIFAALMRMYNERRNIDLITVADELRRHNELEKVGGPFYITKLCSQVASTAHLRTHCLIVKDFYLRRQVIKGLSHLLGTAQDMSVDLADVVCDIQELATQVEKDAVKADNVRNMEVLMDDTLTQAKERMENSANGVTGTDTGLADLNKITGGWQNGDLVIIAARPATGKTMFTLFLARIAARTGVNAVFFSIEMQGERLGDRLILMESNVNPYRWRTGQTDEAEWNEAYTTAESLAELPIIIDDNPSMSMDYIRAQARMLKSRGKCDIIFIDYLQLSDMKGTVKENRNREQEVAAAARKAKLLAKEMNCPVILLSQLNREAENRFGGKPQLSDLRESGAIEQDADIVVMLYRPALYNIPTDKDSGYPTEGLGVLNIAKHRNGETGNVYFSHNNSMTKFEDYVPPMEWLMKQAK, encoded by the coding sequence ATGGAAAAAAATATTGCCTTGCCTTTTGATTGTGATACCGAAGAAGTGGTACTTGGTGCCGCAATGCTTGAAGTGAAAGCCATGCCCGAAGTGGTGCAGTATCTTCGCCCGGAGATGTTTTACTATGATAATCACCGCATTATCTTCGCCGCCCTGATGCGCATGTACAACGAGCGGAGGAACATTGACCTTATCACTGTGGCCGATGAGCTGCGCCGCCACAATGAGCTGGAGAAGGTGGGCGGTCCGTTTTACATCACCAAGCTGTGCAGTCAGGTGGCCAGCACGGCGCACCTTAGAACCCATTGCCTCATTGTGAAGGACTTCTACCTGCGACGGCAGGTAATTAAGGGACTTAGCCATCTGCTGGGCACGGCGCAGGACATGTCGGTGGATCTGGCAGATGTGGTTTGTGACATTCAGGAGCTGGCCACGCAGGTGGAGAAGGATGCGGTAAAGGCGGACAATGTGCGCAACATGGAGGTGCTGATGGACGACACGCTTACTCAGGCGAAAGAGCGTATGGAGAATTCGGCAAACGGGGTAACGGGCACCGATACGGGGCTCGCGGACCTGAACAAGATTACGGGCGGGTGGCAAAATGGCGATCTGGTGATAATAGCTGCCCGTCCCGCCACGGGGAAAACCATGTTCACCCTCTTCCTGGCCCGAATAGCGGCAAGGACGGGCGTGAATGCGGTGTTTTTCAGCATCGAAATGCAGGGTGAACGACTGGGCGACCGGCTTATCCTGATGGAGAGTAACGTGAATCCTTACCGATGGCGAACGGGGCAAACGGACGAAGCGGAATGGAACGAGGCGTACACCACGGCGGAGTCTCTGGCTGAGCTGCCCATCATCATAGATGATAATCCGTCAATGAGCATGGACTATATCCGCGCTCAGGCAAGGATGCTGAAAAGCCGGGGTAAGTGTGACATTATCTTCATTGATTACTTGCAGCTGAGCGACATGAAAGGCACCGTGAAGGAGAACCGCAACCGTGAGCAGGAGGTTGCCGCTGCTGCCCGCAAGGCAAAGCTTCTGGCAAAAGAGATGAACTGTCCGGTAATTTTGCTCAGTCAGCTGAACCGTGAGGCGGAAAATCGTTTCGGGGGAAAGCCACAGCTGAGCGACTTGCGCGAAAGTGGTGCCATAGAACAGGATGCGGACATTGTGGTGATGCTCTATCGCCCGGCGCTCTACAACATCCCTACCGACAAGGATAGCGGCTACCCTACCGAGGGACTTGGGGTGCTGAACATTGCCAAGCACCGTAACGGCGAAACGGGCAACGTATACTTCTCACACAACAACAGTATGACGAAGTTTGAAGACTATGTGCCGCCCATGGAGTGGCTGATGAAACAGGCAAAGTAA
- a CDS encoding DUF4248 domain-containing protein: protein MTISTSAYEFQLKGCIRLTKLAGMYFRNCSRAELAKRMIIAALKEDTELYRQLISIGFSPDNEFIKPKQVTLIVNRWGYPDDAVITAQKIRNAAHETNC, encoded by the coding sequence ATGACTATTTCAACAAGCGCTTATGAGTTTCAGCTCAAAGGATGTATCCGTTTAACCAAATTGGCTGGCATGTATTTCCGCAACTGCTCACGTGCCGAATTGGCCAAACGAATGATTATTGCTGCTTTAAAAGAGGATACAGAGTTGTATAGACAGCTCATATCTATCGGCTTTTCTCCTGATAATGAATTTATTAAACCAAAACAGGTTACACTGATAGTAAACCGTTGGGGCTATCCGGACGATGCTGTGATCACTGCTCAGAAAATAAGGAATGCAGCTCACGAAACCAACTGTTAA